Proteins encoded together in one Thermophilibacter immobilis window:
- a CDS encoding adenine deaminase → MINRFCRQPLWECNATLVRVAQGLEPADTVIRHATLVSVTTHELLPDADIALSCGRVAYLGIDGHTAEHCIGEKTHVIDATGLFATPGFMDSHIHIESSMVGVAEYARAVVPHGTTGVFCDPHECANVRGLEGVRSMYEDADRVPLKAMVTTPSCVPAVTGVEDTGSSIDATQVAETMNWDNVVGLGEMMNFPGILAGEENALGEVSATLAADKRATGHYTMPETDRGLNAYIASGVSTCHESARLEDVIAKLRLGMYVQLRQGSAWHNLPVYLPGLLESGVDLRHCTLCSDDNHPQTLVGDGHMDRILRLAVELGCDPVTAIQMCTLNCAEYFGLGADMGSITPGMCADIVLLDDLKDFFARKVLIDGEVVAENGRALFEAAPRDWPDWMTHTMSLGFEPTAETFALRVDRPDGVARVRAMGIEPGQTITKDIVVEVPVRDGKLLADHAHDVLKVCVFDRHHGAAGTHSQGFVTGFGIHGALAQTVSHDAHNLLVMGDSDEDMALAARALVACGGGEVAVADGHVLALVELPVCGLMSTEPVEVVAQKVAHIEKAWVQMGCTMPSPFMTMGVMSLACVPELRLTNRGYVNCLTFEMEGLLVE, encoded by the coding sequence GTGATCAACAGGTTCTGCAGGCAGCCACTTTGGGAGTGCAACGCCACGCTCGTCCGCGTGGCGCAGGGCCTCGAGCCCGCCGACACCGTCATTCGCCACGCTACCCTCGTGAGCGTCACCACCCACGAGCTCCTGCCTGACGCCGACATCGCGCTCTCTTGTGGACGCGTGGCCTACCTAGGCATCGACGGACACACAGCAGAGCACTGCATCGGCGAGAAGACCCACGTCATCGATGCCACCGGACTTTTTGCCACCCCCGGTTTCATGGACAGCCACATCCACATAGAAAGCTCGATGGTCGGCGTGGCCGAGTACGCGCGCGCCGTGGTCCCGCATGGCACCACGGGCGTCTTCTGCGACCCACATGAGTGCGCCAACGTGCGCGGCCTTGAGGGCGTGCGCTCCATGTACGAGGACGCCGACCGCGTGCCGCTCAAGGCCATGGTCACCACGCCGTCGTGCGTGCCGGCCGTGACCGGCGTCGAGGACACGGGATCCTCGATCGACGCCACCCAGGTCGCCGAGACCATGAACTGGGACAACGTGGTTGGCCTGGGCGAGATGATGAACTTCCCCGGCATCCTTGCGGGCGAGGAGAACGCCCTCGGTGAGGTCAGCGCCACCCTAGCCGCCGACAAGCGCGCGACCGGCCACTACACTATGCCCGAGACCGACCGCGGCCTCAACGCCTACATCGCCTCCGGGGTCTCGACCTGTCATGAGAGCGCGCGGCTCGAGGACGTCATCGCCAAGCTCCGCCTGGGCATGTACGTGCAGCTGCGCCAGGGTTCCGCCTGGCACAACCTGCCCGTCTACCTGCCCGGCCTTCTGGAGTCTGGCGTCGACCTGCGCCACTGCACCCTGTGCTCCGACGACAACCACCCCCAGACCCTCGTCGGCGACGGCCACATGGACCGCATCCTGCGCCTTGCCGTCGAGCTGGGCTGCGACCCCGTCACCGCCATCCAGATGTGCACGCTCAACTGCGCCGAGTACTTCGGGCTGGGGGCGGACATGGGCTCGATCACGCCAGGCATGTGCGCCGACATCGTGCTTCTCGATGACCTCAAGGACTTCTTCGCCCGCAAGGTTCTCATCGACGGGGAGGTCGTGGCCGAGAACGGCCGTGCTCTGTTCGAGGCGGCACCCCGCGACTGGCCCGACTGGATGACCCACACGATGAGCCTGGGCTTCGAGCCCACGGCCGAGACCTTCGCCCTCAGAGTCGATCGCCCGGACGGCGTCGCACGCGTCCGGGCGATGGGCATCGAGCCCGGCCAGACCATCACCAAGGACATCGTCGTCGAGGTGCCCGTGAGAGACGGGAAGCTTCTTGCCGATCACGCGCACGATGTGCTCAAGGTATGCGTCTTCGATCGCCATCACGGTGCCGCGGGCACCCATTCTCAGGGCTTCGTCACGGGCTTTGGCATCCACGGGGCGCTCGCACAGACCGTCTCTCACGATGCCCACAACCTCCTGGTCATGGGCGATAGCGACGAGGACATGGCCCTGGCGGCCCGCGCCCTCGTCGCGTGCGGCGGAGGCGAGGTCGCCGTGGCCGACGGCCACGTCCTTGCCCTCGTGGAGCTGCCGGTCTGCGGCCTCATGAGCACCGAGCCGGTCGAGGTCGTGGCCCAGAAGGTCGCGCACATCGAGAAGGCCTGGGTCCAGATGGGCTGCACCATGCCGTCGCCGTTTATGACGATGGGCGTCATGTCCCTCGCCTGCGTCCCCGAGCTGCGCCTCACCAATCGCGGCTACGTGAACTGCCTCACCTTTGAGATGGAGGGTCTTCTCGTCGAGTAG
- a CDS encoding YbaB/EbfC family nucleoid-associated protein, with translation MGGMNRNQMMAQARKMQEQLVAAQQRASETEVTASAGGGAVKVTATGDLRLTSLTIDPDALDPADAEMLQDMILAAVNDVLESAEQAAGQQINAATGGLNIPGLF, from the coding sequence ATGGGTGGTATGAACCGCAACCAGATGATGGCGCAGGCTCGCAAGATGCAGGAGCAGCTTGTGGCCGCCCAGCAGCGCGCCTCCGAGACCGAGGTCACGGCCAGTGCCGGAGGCGGTGCCGTCAAGGTCACGGCCACGGGCGACCTGCGCCTGACCTCGCTCACGATCGATCCGGACGCCCTCGACCCCGCAGACGCCGAGATGCTGCAGGACATGATCCTTGCCGCCGTCAATGACGTCCTCGAGTCCGCTGAACAGGCCGCCGGCCAGCAGATCAACGCCGCCACGGGCGGCCTCAACATCCCGGGCCTCTTCTAG
- a CDS encoding DEAD/DEAH box helicase, whose product MPMTQSTTAPDATTFSALGLSPDVLAAVDGLGYDEPTPVQAQAIPYALEGRDLLAAAQTGTGKTAAFLLPALSRLGHAARQQGPLMLVVTPTRELAQQIADVCSAIEKRTHHRSATVVGGVGYEPQKAALRRGCDVLVATPGRLVDLIEQGVADLSGVGVLVIDEADRMLDMGFLPAMRKIVGQTPADRQTMLFSATLDEGSIGGIRDLVSNPAIVEIAHKGTVADTIDQFELPVSLEAKNNLLAPVLAAEGPQHVIVFCRTKHRADACCRRLRRAGISCAPIHGNRSQNQRERALASFRSGEVDVLVATDVLARGIDVSDVRYVVNFDVPADPEDYIHRIGRTGRAGETGWALTFVTVNDADDLLAIERLMGQVVPAYEPARSLDTGEEPPELDPSRTAEKPHGGKKSSRTRKRGGSGKSRNQEKTVEVSMPSEAPKPSKPQGRGPSKRGEKRPGEAPRKKAPAQRSGSSSRRRPGDHGGARTRS is encoded by the coding sequence ATGCCCATGACCCAAAGCACCACCGCACCCGACGCGACGACCTTCTCCGCGCTCGGCCTCTCCCCTGACGTTCTCGCCGCCGTGGACGGCCTCGGCTACGACGAGCCCACCCCCGTCCAGGCCCAGGCCATCCCCTATGCCCTCGAGGGGCGCGATCTGCTTGCCGCCGCCCAGACCGGCACCGGCAAGACCGCCGCCTTCCTTTTGCCCGCCCTCAGCCGCCTGGGCCACGCCGCGCGCCAGCAGGGCCCCCTCATGCTCGTGGTGACGCCCACGCGCGAGCTCGCCCAGCAGATCGCCGACGTGTGCTCCGCCATCGAGAAGCGCACGCACCATCGCAGCGCCACCGTGGTGGGGGGCGTGGGATACGAGCCCCAGAAGGCCGCCCTGCGCCGCGGCTGCGACGTCCTCGTGGCCACGCCGGGGCGCCTCGTCGACCTCATCGAGCAGGGCGTGGCGGACCTCTCCGGAGTCGGAGTGCTCGTGATCGACGAGGCGGACCGCATGCTTGACATGGGCTTCTTGCCCGCCATGCGCAAGATCGTGGGACAGACGCCCGCTGATCGCCAGACGATGCTCTTCTCGGCCACGCTCGACGAGGGCTCCATTGGCGGAATCCGCGACCTCGTGAGCAACCCGGCCATCGTGGAGATCGCCCACAAGGGCACCGTGGCCGATACCATCGACCAGTTCGAGCTGCCGGTCTCGCTCGAGGCTAAGAACAACCTGCTCGCACCGGTCCTGGCGGCCGAGGGGCCGCAGCACGTCATCGTGTTCTGCCGCACCAAGCACCGAGCGGACGCCTGCTGCCGCAGGCTGCGGCGGGCGGGCATCTCGTGTGCGCCCATCCATGGCAACCGCAGCCAGAACCAGCGCGAGCGCGCGCTCGCGAGCTTCCGCTCGGGCGAGGTGGACGTGCTCGTGGCCACCGACGTCCTCGCACGCGGCATCGACGTCTCCGACGTGCGCTATGTGGTGAACTTCGACGTTCCCGCCGACCCCGAGGACTACATCCACCGCATCGGGCGCACGGGGCGCGCGGGCGAGACGGGCTGGGCGCTCACCTTCGTGACCGTCAACGACGCTGACGACCTACTCGCCATCGAGCGTCTCATGGGCCAGGTCGTACCCGCCTACGAGCCCGCCCGGTCGCTGGACACGGGCGAGGAGCCGCCCGAGCTCGACCCCAGCCGCACCGCCGAGAAACCTCATGGCGGCAAGAAGAGCAGCCGCACCCGCAAGCGCGGAGGCTCCGGCAAGAGTCGCAATCAGGAGAAGACCGTCGAAGTGAGCATGCCATCGGAGGCCCCAAAGCCCTCGAAGCCCCAGGGCCGCGGCCCCAGCAAGCGCGGCGAGAAGCGCCCAGGCGAGGCTCCGCGCAAGAAGGCTCCCGCGCAGCGCTCGGGCTCGTCGTCGCGCCGCCGTCCTGGCGACCATGGCGGCGCTCGCACCCGTTCGTAG
- the recR gene encoding recombination mediator RecR produces the protein MDSTINDGRALQRLLDELGRLPGIGPKSAQRIAYHLLEADAEEARRLAMAILEVKQQVHFCPVCFSYATRDTCDVCADVSRDRSSICVVSEPRDVTAIERTGSYHGLYHVLGGVISPMDKIGPEQLHVRELLSRLADGSVSEVILATNPDVEGETTATYLSRVIRPLGVRVTRLASGLPVGGDLEYADEVTLGRAIEARQEV, from the coding sequence ATGGATTCGACAATCAACGACGGTCGGGCGCTCCAGCGTCTCCTCGACGAGCTGGGTCGCCTTCCCGGAATCGGCCCCAAGTCCGCCCAGCGAATCGCCTACCATCTCCTCGAGGCGGACGCGGAGGAGGCGCGCAGGCTCGCGATGGCCATTCTCGAGGTCAAGCAGCAGGTGCATTTTTGCCCCGTCTGCTTCTCCTACGCCACGCGCGACACCTGCGACGTGTGCGCCGACGTCTCGCGTGACCGCTCCTCGATCTGCGTGGTCTCGGAGCCGCGCGACGTCACGGCCATCGAGCGCACGGGCAGCTACCATGGCTTGTACCACGTTCTTGGTGGCGTCATCAGCCCCATGGACAAGATCGGGCCCGAGCAGCTCCACGTCCGCGAGCTCCTCTCTCGTCTGGCAGACGGTTCGGTGAGCGAGGTCATCCTGGCCACCAACCCAGACGTGGAGGGAGAGACCACGGCGACCTATCTCTCACGGGTCATCCGACCGCTCGGCGTGCGCGTGACGCGCCTCGCAAGCGGCTTGCCGGTGGGGGGAGACCTAGAATACGCTGACGAGGTGACCCTTGGCCGTGCCATCGAGGCACGCCAAGAGGTCTAG
- a CDS encoding YcxB family protein, with product MAKKFGTRHKNVVPSGPKFDDAYEGVRFSATFDYGELSLTRAAAQLAPRSKTATTGVAFVCLAGMVAVLMISEDNLVWALVFMVPALVALNAITNWHKLQLRYARKTTLGAADGIGRRHVVVCEDAVHTQVEGGAVTSYPLSELRAVYDTEDCVVAGFGSKRYVYVPRAALSENRFRDLVRFLREKRR from the coding sequence ATGGCCAAGAAGTTCGGCACACGCCACAAGAACGTCGTACCGAGCGGTCCCAAGTTCGATGATGCCTACGAGGGCGTGCGCTTCTCGGCGACGTTCGACTACGGCGAGCTCTCGCTCACGCGCGCGGCGGCGCAGTTGGCCCCTCGCAGCAAGACCGCGACCACGGGGGTCGCCTTCGTCTGCCTGGCGGGCATGGTCGCCGTCCTCATGATCAGCGAGGACAACCTCGTCTGGGCGCTCGTCTTCATGGTGCCCGCCCTTGTCGCGCTGAACGCCATCACCAACTGGCACAAGCTCCAGCTCCGCTACGCGCGCAAGACCACCCTGGGGGCCGCGGACGGCATCGGCCGACGCCACGTCGTGGTGTGCGAGGACGCCGTGCACACCCAGGTCGAAGGCGGGGCGGTCACCTCCTACCCCCTCTCCGAGCTGCGCGCCGTCTACGACACCGAGGACTGCGTCGTGGCCGGCTTTGGCTCCAAGCGCTACGTCTACGTGCCGCGAGCGGCGCTGAGCGAGAACCGCTTCCGCGATCTCGTGCGCTTCCTGCGCGAAAAGCGCCGCTAG
- a CDS encoding DedA family protein → MGFIDFIANLLRDPRAAIAGWIAAGPLTAYGFVFLIIFIETGVVFFPFLPGDSLLFASGFFAQGGGFNIWALLAVAWCAAILGDQCNFMIGHFFGGRILASGKVKVMTPERMKKSEKFLEKWGHLAIFLGRFFPFIRTFVPFIAGMGGMHWRNFVIFNVLGGVTWSTLFTLLGYFFGGIPFVQDHFELLIVGIVLVSVIPTVVGLVHSRMKAQRA, encoded by the coding sequence ATGGGTTTCATCGACTTTATCGCCAACCTGCTGCGCGACCCGCGCGCCGCCATTGCCGGATGGATCGCGGCCGGCCCGCTGACGGCCTATGGTTTTGTCTTTCTCATCATCTTCATCGAGACGGGCGTGGTGTTCTTCCCGTTTCTGCCGGGAGACTCTCTGCTGTTCGCGTCGGGGTTCTTTGCCCAGGGAGGCGGGTTCAACATCTGGGCTCTTCTCGCCGTGGCTTGGTGCGCGGCCATTCTGGGCGACCAGTGCAACTTCATGATCGGACACTTCTTTGGAGGGAGAATCCTAGCCTCGGGCAAGGTCAAGGTCATGACGCCCGAGCGCATGAAGAAAAGCGAGAAGTTCCTTGAGAAGTGGGGACACCTGGCCATCTTCCTGGGGAGGTTCTTTCCGTTCATCCGCACGTTCGTCCCGTTCATCGCTGGCATGGGCGGCATGCACTGGCGAAACTTCGTGATCTTCAACGTGCTCGGCGGCGTCACGTGGTCGACGCTGTTCACGCTGCTCGGCTACTTCTTCGGGGGGATTCCTTTTGTGCAGGACCACTTCGAGCTGCTGATCGTGGGCATCGTATTGGTATCGGTCATCCCAACCGTAGTGGGCCTGGTGCATAGTCGCATGAAGGCGCAACGAGCTTAG
- the dnaX gene encoding DNA polymerase III subunit gamma/tau, with translation MESLYTKYRPQTFEQVVGQSHVVETLKRAVLEGRTSHAYLFCGPRGTGKTTMARLLAKALMCESGPAALPDGTCEQCHLIAAGEHPDVIELDAASRTGVDNVREEIISRVNYAPTRGRCKVYIIDEVHMLTTAAFNALLKTLEEPPEHVVFIMCTTDPQKILPTILSRVQRFDFHAIGSGEMQAHLAFICNQEGFSYDEGALELVVRHARGGMRDALTSLEQLSVFGEGDVSMAAASDFLGEVSGSVLGQVSGALAARDVAALFGAVSKLVEAGRDLLQFTRELAAYLRDVYVVSVAPRSDEVVDARGEELEHLRSVAAAFGSPDRIARVLTILGDASSQMRMATNQRLVLEIAFTRSARPESDLTLEALAERVSDLERQVAILATPAATALVASGAPAPVEEEPEPALPSVTPQASNPVQVPEPTKPEVASQPKSAPRAASQGEPPRLAPSPSQPAARPTVTNGNLQRLWKQVVDELVTNVPSKGSLLLSSTAVSDDGEKLTISLPKGSRFAARMLERTDVRESIEPTVSRAFGPRQIVYVESSLASQKISRAEKPAASASRPAAPRPSAAPARTPEPAPAAPPAPKKADFPMPWDAPTPAQSASPQPAPADDVVPYGDSDVTVYEEHYEEEGFSPTALPKKANSAASSKPTSKTPSAAQALAASTSPNPAPSPVPPAPSSGLTPEFSSIASMLAEAFGQPVSVSVESAATTTDDEAAAELSHDARANLEPSFTDEPTEDDD, from the coding sequence ATGGAATCGCTGTACACCAAGTATCGCCCACAGACGTTTGAGCAGGTCGTGGGCCAGAGCCACGTGGTTGAGACCCTCAAGCGGGCCGTGCTCGAGGGCCGTACCAGTCACGCGTACCTGTTCTGCGGCCCGCGCGGCACGGGCAAGACCACCATGGCGCGCCTCCTGGCCAAGGCCCTTATGTGCGAAAGCGGCCCCGCGGCTCTGCCCGACGGAACCTGCGAGCAGTGCCATCTCATCGCGGCCGGCGAGCACCCGGACGTCATCGAGCTCGACGCCGCCTCGCGCACGGGCGTGGACAACGTCCGCGAGGAGATCATCTCCCGTGTGAACTACGCTCCCACGCGTGGCCGCTGCAAGGTCTACATCATCGACGAGGTCCACATGCTCACCACGGCGGCGTTCAACGCGCTGCTCAAGACCCTCGAGGAGCCTCCCGAGCACGTGGTCTTCATCATGTGCACCACCGACCCGCAGAAGATTCTGCCCACGATTCTCTCGCGCGTGCAGCGCTTTGACTTCCATGCCATCGGAAGCGGGGAGATGCAGGCTCACCTGGCCTTCATTTGCAACCAGGAGGGGTTTTCCTACGATGAGGGCGCGCTCGAGCTCGTGGTGCGCCACGCGCGCGGAGGCATGCGCGACGCCCTGACCTCGCTCGAGCAGCTCTCGGTCTTTGGCGAGGGCGACGTGAGCATGGCGGCGGCGTCCGACTTCCTGGGCGAGGTCTCCGGCTCCGTCTTGGGCCAGGTCTCAGGAGCGCTGGCCGCACGAGACGTGGCCGCGCTGTTCGGCGCGGTCTCCAAGCTCGTGGAGGCGGGTCGCGACCTGCTCCAGTTCACGCGTGAGCTCGCGGCATACCTGCGCGACGTCTACGTGGTCTCGGTAGCACCGCGCTCCGATGAGGTGGTAGACGCACGGGGAGAAGAGCTCGAGCATCTGCGCTCCGTGGCTGCCGCGTTTGGCTCGCCAGATCGCATAGCGCGCGTGCTGACCATCTTGGGGGACGCCTCGAGTCAGATGCGCATGGCTACCAACCAGCGGCTCGTTCTTGAGATCGCCTTCACGCGCAGCGCGCGGCCCGAGTCCGACCTCACGCTCGAGGCCCTTGCGGAGCGCGTGTCCGACCTCGAACGCCAGGTGGCCATTCTCGCCACGCCTGCCGCAACGGCTCTCGTGGCTTCGGGCGCTCCCGCTCCCGTCGAGGAGGAGCCCGAACCAGCGTTACCGAGCGTCACGCCGCAGGCGTCGAATCCCGTGCAGGTCCCGGAGCCCACGAAGCCCGAGGTGGCATCCCAGCCTAAGTCCGCCCCGCGCGCCGCTTCGCAGGGCGAGCCGCCCCGTCTCGCCCCAAGCCCGTCGCAGCCCGCCGCCCGGCCGACGGTCACCAACGGAAACCTCCAGCGTCTCTGGAAGCAGGTCGTCGACGAGCTCGTAACCAACGTCCCCTCCAAGGGCTCCCTGCTCCTCTCGTCCACGGCTGTTTCCGACGACGGCGAGAAGCTCACGATTTCGCTGCCCAAGGGCTCCCGCTTCGCCGCGCGCATGCTCGAGCGCACTGACGTGCGCGAGAGCATTGAACCGACGGTCTCCCGGGCCTTCGGCCCTCGCCAGATTGTGTACGTGGAGTCGAGCCTTGCCAGCCAGAAGATCTCGCGCGCCGAGAAGCCCGCCGCGTCCGCTTCGCGTCCGGCGGCCCCCCGACCTTCCGCCGCGCCGGCTCGGACGCCGGAGCCCGCGCCCGCCGCGCCTCCCGCTCCCAAGAAGGCCGATTTCCCCATGCCATGGGACGCCCCGACCCCTGCCCAGAGCGCGAGCCCACAACCCGCTCCCGCGGATGATGTGGTCCCCTATGGCGATTCTGACGTGACCGTCTACGAGGAGCACTATGAGGAGGAGGGCTTCTCGCCAACCGCCTTGCCGAAAAAAGCGAACTCTGCGGCGAGCTCGAAACCGACCTCAAAGACTCCATCCGCAGCCCAGGCCCTGGCTGCGTCCACGAGCCCAAATCCGGCCCCGTCCCCGGTGCCACCCGCGCCCTCCTCCGGCCTGACCCCCGAGTTCTCGAGCATCGCCTCGATGCTCGCCGAGGCCTTCGGTCAGCCGGTCTCTGTGAGCGTGGAGAGCGCCGCCACGACCACGGACGACGAGGCCGCCGCCGAGCTCTCACACGATGCCCGCGCCAATCTTGAGCCCAGCTTCACCGACGAGCCCACGGAGGACGACGACTAG
- a CDS encoding helix-turn-helix transcriptional regulator translates to MSFRDNLQHLRAMRNMTQEQLAMLLGVSRQSVTKWEAEKSYPEMDKLIKICHVFDCSLDELVQGDLTGRASDSGAAALVSGPPTDVCGYDEHLRLFANRISSGVAVIIAGVALGTLADFLAGSYGFSDELSAIPILGAVALSLAFLIPAGMEHTAFKRSHPYVEDFYTQAEKGTARHDLAVALVAGVGLILVGCIPSALMDGSAFEGGADTLFMAIVAVAVWMIVRWSMLYHGHDLSAYNREALWDAEVEDIMAAQIDEDRRERLLAAKRGRAARKGEVTGGICGLIMLASTIVALVWLFSSPAQTGSQASMPFWLPWPIGGISCGVVSIVIDLVWKNDA, encoded by the coding sequence ATGAGCTTTCGAGATAACCTCCAGCACCTGCGCGCCATGCGCAACATGACCCAGGAGCAGCTTGCCATGCTGCTCGGCGTCTCTCGCCAGTCGGTGACCAAGTGGGAGGCCGAGAAGAGCTATCCCGAGATGGACAAGCTCATCAAAATCTGCCATGTCTTCGACTGTTCCCTTGACGAGCTGGTGCAGGGTGACCTCACGGGTCGTGCCTCGGATTCTGGTGCGGCCGCGCTCGTCTCGGGCCCGCCGACTGACGTCTGCGGCTACGACGAGCACCTGCGTCTCTTTGCGAACCGGATATCCTCCGGTGTCGCCGTGATTATCGCCGGCGTTGCCCTTGGTACGCTGGCGGACTTTCTTGCGGGGTCCTATGGGTTCTCTGATGAGCTCTCAGCCATTCCGATTCTTGGGGCGGTGGCCCTTTCCCTGGCCTTTTTGATTCCCGCAGGCATGGAGCACACGGCGTTCAAGCGCTCACATCCTTACGTCGAGGACTTCTACACGCAGGCCGAGAAGGGCACTGCTCGCCATGACCTGGCAGTCGCGCTCGTAGCGGGCGTGGGCCTGATTCTTGTGGGGTGCATCCCCTCTGCCCTCATGGATGGCAGCGCATTCGAAGGCGGGGCGGACACCCTGTTTATGGCGATCGTTGCGGTGGCCGTATGGATGATCGTGCGGTGGAGCATGCTTTACCACGGTCACGATCTGTCGGCCTACAACAGGGAGGCCCTCTGGGATGCCGAGGTGGAGGACATCATGGCCGCGCAGATTGACGAGGACCGTCGTGAGAGGCTCTTGGCTGCCAAGAGGGGGAGGGCTGCGCGCAAGGGGGAGGTCACCGGAGGCATCTGCGGCCTGATCATGCTGGCGTCCACCATCGTCGCGCTCGTATGGCTCTTCAGCTCTCCCGCGCAAACGGGTAGCCAGGCCTCGATGCCCTTCTGGCTCCCGTGGCCCATCGGCGGGATCTCCTGCGGCGTCGTATCGATTGTCATCGACCTGGTTTGGAAGAACGACGCCTAG
- a CDS encoding MFS transporter — MSHKNSRAQAARPQLWTRDLVLIILVNLCVFVNHIMSLSTFPFYIQSLGGTEADAGACAALFCLVAVVCRPFVGWWLDNGARRVVLVVGLLLLGLAPLGYLFTSVLSCAIASRMLHGAALSFSNSTTATVASDVIARPRFAEGMGCFGMATALASALAPALGLTLIERAGYGVLYATAAGIALLGLILFLFVRAPRVEVPHTSLSIKGLINRDSLPASCTMLVFMFTLGALENFVAIFSSNEGLPSGSVYFVVMSVSLLVVRVTLGRVVDERGEALFVYTGNAAMLVALLLLALSPNVVTFVLSAVLSGYAFGGLEPALQSMAVHTATDEKRGSANSTFLCGYDIGYGLGGGVAGVLITSVGYGVMWAIVSLACVASVVLYVAWARRSDTSFSKQIAMRG, encoded by the coding sequence ATGTCCCATAAAAATTCTCGTGCCCAGGCCGCGCGCCCCCAGTTGTGGACGCGCGACCTTGTGCTCATCATCCTGGTGAATCTCTGCGTGTTCGTGAACCACATCATGAGCCTCTCGACGTTCCCGTTCTACATTCAGAGCCTTGGCGGAACCGAGGCGGACGCTGGAGCGTGCGCGGCGCTCTTCTGCCTGGTCGCGGTCGTGTGTCGACCGTTTGTGGGGTGGTGGCTCGATAACGGGGCTCGCCGCGTGGTGCTGGTCGTGGGCCTGCTGCTCTTGGGCTTGGCTCCGCTGGGGTATCTCTTCACGTCGGTACTGTCGTGCGCCATTGCCTCTCGTATGCTGCATGGTGCCGCCCTCTCGTTCTCTAACTCGACGACGGCTACGGTCGCCTCGGACGTCATTGCCCGACCGCGCTTTGCCGAGGGGATGGGGTGCTTCGGCATGGCGACGGCCCTGGCCTCGGCGCTCGCGCCGGCGCTCGGCCTCACGCTGATTGAGCGAGCAGGATATGGCGTGCTGTATGCGACGGCGGCGGGTATCGCGCTTCTGGGACTGATTCTGTTTCTGTTCGTGCGCGCCCCACGCGTCGAGGTGCCCCATACGTCGTTGAGCATCAAGGGACTTATCAATCGCGACTCCTTGCCCGCCTCCTGCACGATGCTCGTCTTCATGTTCACTCTTGGCGCGCTCGAGAACTTCGTGGCCATTTTCTCCTCGAACGAGGGGCTGCCTTCGGGGTCTGTGTACTTCGTGGTCATGTCCGTGTCGCTGCTGGTCGTGCGCGTGACGCTGGGAAGGGTCGTGGACGAGCGCGGGGAGGCGCTCTTTGTCTACACCGGAAACGCCGCCATGCTCGTGGCCTTGCTTCTGCTGGCGCTCTCTCCCAACGTGGTGACGTTCGTGCTCTCGGCGGTGCTCTCGGGGTACGCCTTCGGCGGACTTGAGCCTGCGCTGCAGTCTATGGCGGTCCATACGGCCACAGATGAGAAGCGCGGCTCGGCCAACTCCACGTTCTTGTGCGGCTACGATATCGGCTACGGCCTGGGCGGAGGAGTCGCAGGTGTGCTCATTACAAGCGTGGGCTATGGGGTCATGTGGGCAATTGTCTCGCTTGCGTGCGTGGCCTCGGTCGTGCTCTACGTGGCGTGGGCGCGCCGCTCCGACACGAGCTTCTCCAAGCAGATTGCGATGCGAGGTTAG